Proteins encoded within one genomic window of Armatimonadota bacterium:
- a CDS encoding LuxR C-terminal-related transcriptional regulator, translated as MGVKRAEAVSSARRVSEGLRVALEALERAGEPALVVDGRQRIILWNRAAEKLLGWSQEEVVGRPCYRVVAGYDRNGHLVCCPGCPEFAMARAEETIPPRDVCYRTRDGRYVWVNTSTLVLRPGPDPQDVFLVHLFRDVTRQRTVEELVELLAAREGLLATVGAVKHPLTRREREVLALLAQGMDTEAIARTLVLSTATVRNHVQNLLRKLGAHTRAEAVARALQQGLFPRDGKGLHLHQEK; from the coding sequence ATGGGCGTGAAGCGGGCGGAGGCCGTGAGCAGCGCACGGCGGGTGTCCGAGGGCCTCCGGGTGGCCCTGGAGGCCCTGGAACGGGCAGGCGAGCCGGCCCTGGTGGTGGATGGCCGCCAGCGGATCATCCTGTGGAACCGGGCCGCGGAGAAGTTGCTGGGATGGTCTCAGGAGGAGGTGGTGGGCCGGCCGTGCTACCGGGTGGTGGCGGGCTACGACCGGAACGGACACCTGGTGTGTTGCCCGGGGTGTCCGGAGTTCGCCATGGCCCGCGCGGAGGAAACCATCCCTCCCCGGGACGTGTGCTACCGCACGCGGGACGGCCGGTACGTGTGGGTGAACACCAGCACCCTGGTGCTTCGTCCCGGTCCAGACCCCCAGGACGTGTTTCTGGTACACCTCTTCCGGGATGTGACCCGCCAGCGGACCGTGGAGGAGCTGGTGGAGCTGCTGGCGGCGCGGGAGGGGCTTCTCGCCACCGTGGGCGCGGTCAAGCACCCCCTCACCCGGAGGGAGCGGGAGGTCCTGGCCTTGCTGGCCCAGGGCATGGACACGGAGGCCATCGCCCGCACCCTGGTCCTCTCCACCGCCACCGTCCGCAACCACGTGCAGAACCTCCTGCGCAAGCTGGGGGCCCATACCCGGGCAGAGGCCGTGGCCCGTGCCCTCCAACAGGGGCTGTTCCCCCGGGACGGCAAGGGCCTCCATCTGCATCAGGAAAAATGA
- a CDS encoding enoyl-CoA hydratase-related protein has translation MTEGAVEVRHEEGVRWVTLNRPPHNILTIAVMRELAAALRAAAEDRTVRAIVLGARGRSFSAGVDVAEHTADRVHEMMEAFHDLCRTLVWVDVPTVASVQGPALGGGCEVVALCDVVVAAEEATFGQPEIRVGVFPPVAAAAFPFLFGKRGILPLLTGEILPARRAQELGLVTEVVPSGQLEEAVRRVVEQLRAHSAAVLHLTKRAAVATFRRWFAEALQEAERLYLGDLMSTEDAHEGLRAFLEKRGARWKHR, from the coding sequence ATGACGGAAGGCGCGGTGGAGGTCCGACACGAGGAGGGCGTCCGGTGGGTCACCCTGAACCGGCCGCCCCACAACATCCTCACCATCGCGGTCATGCGGGAGCTCGCGGCCGCATTGCGCGCAGCCGCGGAGGATCGCACGGTGCGGGCCATCGTCCTGGGCGCCCGGGGCCGGTCCTTCTCCGCGGGAGTGGACGTGGCGGAGCACACCGCGGACAGGGTGCACGAGATGATGGAGGCCTTCCACGACCTGTGCCGCACCCTGGTCTGGGTGGACGTGCCCACGGTGGCCTCCGTCCAAGGCCCCGCCCTGGGAGGCGGGTGCGAGGTGGTGGCCCTGTGCGACGTGGTGGTGGCCGCGGAGGAAGCGACCTTCGGGCAGCCCGAGATCCGGGTAGGGGTATTTCCGCCCGTGGCCGCGGCCGCCTTCCCTTTCCTGTTCGGCAAGCGGGGGATCCTGCCCCTCCTCACCGGAGAGATCCTCCCCGCCCGGCGGGCGCAGGAGCTGGGCCTGGTGACGGAGGTGGTCCCCTCCGGCCAGCTGGAGGAGGCGGTGCGGCGGGTGGTGGAACAGCTCCGGGCTCACAGCGCAGCGGTCCTTCACCTCACGAAGCGGGCGGCCGTGGCCACGTTCCGGCGGTGGTTTGCGGAGGCATTGCAGGAAGCGGAGCGCCTCTATCTGGGGGACCTCATGTCCACGGAGGACGCGCACGAAGGGCTCCGGGCCTTCCTCGAGAAGCGCGGGGCGAGATGGAAACACCGATGA
- a CDS encoding enoyl-CoA hydratase family protein codes for MRGADLNPQHFLWEVQDGIATITLNRPERKNPLTFESYAELRDTFRLLDRVEDVKAVVITGAGGNFCSGGDVHEIIRPLLDMDVRGKLAFTRMTGDLVIAMRHCPQPLIAAVDGVCVGAGAVIAAACDLRLGTPRSRVAFLFVRVGLAGSDMGACALLPRIVGLGRAAELLYTGREMSGEEAERWGFFNRLCPPETLLQEAQQLARQIAQGPTFAHAMTKRMLHKEWEMPLDEAIESEAQAQALCMLTRDFARGYQAFVERRSPTFEGD; via the coding sequence ATGCGCGGAGCAGACCTGAACCCCCAGCACTTCCTGTGGGAGGTACAGGACGGGATCGCCACCATCACCCTGAACCGTCCGGAGCGGAAAAACCCCCTCACCTTCGAGAGCTACGCGGAGCTCAGGGACACGTTTCGCCTTCTGGACCGGGTGGAGGACGTGAAGGCCGTGGTGATCACGGGAGCCGGCGGCAACTTCTGCTCCGGAGGAGACGTGCACGAGATCATCCGGCCCCTTCTGGACATGGACGTGCGCGGGAAGCTGGCGTTCACCCGCATGACGGGGGACCTGGTGATCGCCATGCGGCACTGCCCGCAGCCCCTGATCGCCGCGGTGGACGGGGTGTGTGTGGGGGCAGGGGCGGTGATCGCGGCCGCGTGCGACCTGCGCCTGGGGACTCCCCGGAGCCGGGTGGCCTTCCTGTTCGTGCGGGTGGGGCTTGCGGGCTCGGATATGGGCGCGTGCGCGCTCCTGCCCCGCATCGTGGGCCTGGGGCGGGCCGCGGAGCTCCTGTACACGGGGCGGGAGATGAGCGGGGAGGAGGCGGAGCGGTGGGGCTTCTTCAACCGCCTGTGCCCGCCGGAGACCCTGCTCCAGGAAGCCCAGCAGCTGGCGCGCCAGATCGCACAGGGGCCCACCTTTGCGCACGCCATGACCAAGCGCATGCTCCACAAGGAGTGGGAGATGCCGCTGGACGAGGCCATCGAATCGGAGGCCCAGGCCCAGGCCCTGTGCATGCTCACCCGGGACTTCGCCCGGGGATACCAGGCCTTCGTGGAGCGCCGCAGCCCCACCTTCGAGGGCGACTAG
- a CDS encoding 2-hydroxyacyl-CoA dehydratase family protein: protein MGTSAEEILGATRREGKRLMDLWWQEMTEAAQTGRPTAYVFAMGSMAELLRTFDFVLNFPEITSLQIAVRGQSQAYIQTAEDYGFSPDVCGYVKADVGLQLRQGEHPYGKVPRPSLVVTSNVCNTYIKWSEIWEHLYGCPVFVVDLPGWRGRDSADLDGETFHNDARYVLGQLQELIGLCEQVTGKRFDVDRFREHLAEANRMAELYHAVCETNRHVPAPFNAVVEGVTYQGIAHLYRGSPEGSRYFQQVLREMQERIRLGMAAVPDERFRLVLVGTTCYSHFRRFVELFASWGGVFVHSTYMVFAGGGFVPGFAYDLSRPLESFAERMVTAAYWGYTGSMFYQQDWLDDVVRRWHVDGICFHGVKSCRTVSTGLPDVREWMRVQRNVPGLFIQSDLVDPRLWSDAQVKNRVDAFFEALAAHKAARR, encoded by the coding sequence GTGGGCACATCCGCTGAGGAAATCCTGGGAGCGACCCGACGGGAAGGCAAACGACTTATGGACCTGTGGTGGCAGGAGATGACGGAGGCCGCCCAGACGGGACGGCCCACCGCATACGTGTTCGCCATGGGGTCCATGGCGGAGCTGCTGCGCACCTTCGATTTCGTGCTGAACTTCCCGGAGATCACCTCCCTGCAGATCGCAGTGCGCGGGCAGTCCCAGGCGTACATCCAGACCGCGGAGGACTACGGGTTCTCCCCGGACGTGTGCGGCTACGTCAAGGCGGACGTGGGACTCCAGCTCCGGCAGGGGGAACACCCGTACGGCAAGGTCCCGCGTCCCTCCCTGGTAGTGACCTCCAACGTCTGCAACACCTACATCAAGTGGTCCGAGATCTGGGAGCACCTCTACGGGTGCCCCGTGTTCGTGGTGGACCTGCCCGGATGGCGGGGCCGGGATTCCGCGGACCTGGACGGGGAGACCTTCCACAACGACGCCCGGTACGTCCTCGGGCAGCTCCAGGAGCTGATCGGGCTGTGTGAGCAGGTCACGGGCAAGCGCTTCGATGTGGATCGCTTCCGGGAGCACCTGGCGGAGGCGAACCGCATGGCGGAGCTCTACCATGCGGTCTGCGAGACGAACCGCCATGTCCCCGCCCCCTTCAACGCCGTGGTGGAGGGCGTCACGTATCAGGGGATCGCGCACCTGTACCGAGGAAGCCCGGAAGGGAGCCGGTACTTCCAGCAGGTGCTCCGGGAGATGCAGGAGCGGATCCGGCTCGGCATGGCCGCGGTACCGGATGAACGGTTCCGCCTCGTCCTGGTGGGGACCACCTGTTACAGCCACTTCCGCCGGTTCGTGGAGCTCTTCGCCTCCTGGGGGGGCGTGTTCGTGCACAGCACGTACATGGTCTTCGCGGGCGGCGGGTTCGTCCCCGGGTTCGCCTATGACCTGAGCCGGCCCCTGGAGAGCTTCGCGGAGCGCATGGTGACCGCTGCCTACTGGGGCTACACGGGGTCCATGTTCTACCAGCAGGACTGGCTGGATGATGTGGTACGGCGGTGGCACGTGGATGGCATCTGCTTCCACGGTGTGAAGTCCTGCCGCACGGTCTCCACGGGCCTGCCGGACGTGCGGGAGTGGATGCGGGTCCAGCGGAATGTCCCCGGACTCTTCATCCAGTCCGACCTGGTGGATCCGCGCCTGTGGTCCGACGCACAGGTGAAGAACCGGGTGGACGCCTTCTTCGAGGCCCTGGCGGCCCACAAGGCGGCGAGGAGGTGA
- a CDS encoding xanthine dehydrogenase family protein subunit M, with the protein MLRLPGFQLHRPASLPEATRILADLGPEAMPVAGGTDVYPKMKRRQILPKHLVSLRRIRELRGIWGNPGEGLRIGAGCTLAELAAHPMIRAGYPGLAQAVAVCSNPLLHQMGTIGGNLCLDTRCNYYDQTDLWREALGWCMKAPGKADPAEVPCRVAPGGGRCWAVSSSDGAPILIALGARVRLVGPAGERVVPLEDLYLDDGIRYLNKAHEELVAEILLPPADGVRSTYRKVRRRGSLDFAALGVAVALQQEADGTVQRCRIVLGGVASRPLVLEEAAGLLVGQRVEPQVLERVAEAVYRAVHPMDNVDFTVYYRRRIAPVQVRRALEALVA; encoded by the coding sequence ATGCTGCGGTTACCGGGTTTTCAGCTCCACCGCCCCGCCAGTCTGCCGGAGGCCACCCGGATCCTCGCGGATCTGGGACCGGAGGCGATGCCCGTGGCCGGCGGGACGGATGTGTATCCGAAGATGAAGCGCCGCCAGATCCTCCCGAAACACCTGGTGAGCCTGCGCCGGATCCGGGAGCTGCGTGGGATCTGGGGCAATCCCGGGGAGGGGCTCCGGATCGGGGCGGGATGCACCCTCGCGGAGCTGGCGGCACACCCCATGATCCGCGCGGGCTACCCGGGGCTCGCGCAGGCGGTGGCCGTCTGCTCAAACCCCCTCCTGCACCAGATGGGCACCATTGGCGGGAATCTCTGCCTCGATACCCGGTGCAACTACTACGACCAGACCGACCTGTGGCGGGAGGCCCTGGGGTGGTGCATGAAGGCCCCCGGCAAGGCGGATCCCGCGGAAGTGCCCTGCCGGGTGGCGCCCGGAGGAGGGCGATGCTGGGCCGTCTCCAGCAGCGACGGAGCCCCCATCCTCATCGCCCTGGGCGCGCGGGTTCGGCTCGTGGGACCCGCGGGGGAGCGGGTCGTTCCCCTGGAGGACCTGTACCTGGATGACGGCATCCGGTACCTGAACAAGGCGCACGAGGAGCTGGTGGCGGAGATCCTGCTGCCACCCGCGGACGGGGTGCGCAGCACGTACCGGAAGGTGCGGCGCCGGGGTTCCCTGGACTTCGCGGCCCTGGGGGTGGCGGTGGCGTTGCAGCAGGAGGCGGACGGGACGGTACAGAGGTGCCGCATCGTCCTAGGAGGCGTGGCCTCGCGGCCCCTGGTGCTGGAGGAGGCCGCGGGCCTGCTGGTGGGGCAGAGGGTGGAGCCGCAGGTGCTGGAGCGGGTGGCCGAAGCCGTGTACCGGGCCGTCCACCCCATGGACAACGTGGACTTCACCGTGTACTACCGCCGGCGCATCGCTCCAGTCCAGGTCCGTCGGGCCCTCGAGGCCCTTGTGGCATAG
- a CDS encoding acyl-CoA dehydrogenase family protein: MNRDHLLWPFFGETHRRLARELEAWAQQEAEPLAAHEEEDPDRVSRELVRRLGEAGWLRYCVPRAYGGVFEGLDVRSLCLVREILAGYSGLADFAFAMQGLGSAPITLFGSDSLRARYLPEVARGHRIAAFALSEPQAGSDVAGITTSARRSEGGYVLEGVKTWISNAGLADHYVVFARTGGPGREGLSAFVVDADAPGLVVSERIRVLAPHPLGTLSLRGCWVPESHRLGEEGQGFEVAMRTLDVFRTTVGAAALGFARRALQEALKFVQERVAFGQVLSRFQLVREKLAHMALEVDAAALLVYRAAWVKDELRRRATREASMAKLYATEAAQRVVDSAVQLWGARGVVHGSPVERLYREVRALRIYEGTSEIQTLVVAQEVLRSASTAPAEEAP, translated from the coding sequence GTGAACCGGGACCACCTCCTCTGGCCCTTCTTCGGGGAAACCCACCGCCGCCTGGCGCGGGAGTTGGAGGCGTGGGCCCAACAGGAGGCGGAGCCGCTCGCGGCCCACGAGGAGGAGGATCCAGATCGGGTGAGCCGGGAGCTGGTGCGCAGGCTGGGGGAAGCGGGCTGGCTGAGGTACTGCGTGCCCCGGGCCTACGGGGGGGTGTTCGAGGGCCTGGACGTGCGGAGCCTGTGCCTGGTCCGGGAGATCCTGGCGGGGTACTCCGGGCTGGCGGACTTCGCCTTCGCCATGCAGGGATTGGGGAGCGCGCCCATCACCCTCTTCGGGAGCGACTCCCTGCGGGCCCGCTACCTCCCGGAGGTGGCCCGCGGCCATCGCATCGCGGCCTTCGCCCTCTCCGAGCCCCAGGCGGGCTCGGATGTCGCCGGGATCACCACCTCCGCCCGCCGATCGGAGGGGGGGTACGTGCTGGAGGGCGTGAAGACCTGGATCTCCAACGCGGGGCTCGCGGACCACTACGTGGTGTTCGCCCGCACGGGCGGCCCCGGCAGAGAGGGGCTCAGCGCCTTCGTGGTGGACGCGGATGCACCGGGGCTTGTGGTCAGCGAGCGGATCCGGGTCCTCGCTCCGCATCCGCTCGGGACCCTCAGCCTCCGGGGCTGCTGGGTGCCGGAGAGCCACCGGCTGGGGGAGGAAGGGCAGGGGTTCGAGGTGGCCATGCGGACCCTGGACGTCTTCCGGACCACGGTGGGCGCCGCTGCCCTGGGATTCGCCCGCCGGGCCCTCCAGGAGGCGTTGAAGTTCGTGCAGGAGCGGGTGGCGTTTGGGCAGGTCCTGAGCCGGTTCCAGCTGGTGCGGGAGAAGCTGGCTCACATGGCCCTGGAGGTGGACGCCGCGGCCCTGCTGGTGTACCGGGCCGCGTGGGTGAAGGACGAGCTGAGGCGGCGGGCCACCCGGGAGGCCTCCATGGCCAAGCTGTACGCCACGGAGGCCGCGCAACGGGTCGTGGACAGCGCGGTGCAGCTGTGGGGAGCGCGGGGAGTGGTGCACGGGAGCCCCGTGGAGCGGCTGTACCGGGAGGTTCGGGCCCTGCGCATCTACGAGGGAACCTCGGAGATCCAGACCCTGGTGGTGGCCCAGGAGGTCCTGCGGTCGGCCTCAACGGCGCCCGCGGAGGAGGCTCCATGA
- a CDS encoding AMP-binding protein, which translates to MFRNPFVAPFPTPEVPCFQPVEQRARMEPDRPALVWAPTGQVVTYGHLWTASGKVARALQEMGVGKGDRVALIAANALAHPVAFYGILRAGGVVVPLNPLLKPAEVERCLGEVEACVVMASPEWSKDLRTRALPSVRHILNLEELLEAAEPFGDPEPVSIRPDRDLACILFSSGTTGLPKGTRLTHRNVLANVLAARALGFVGEGAVYVHFLPFSHCMGLLTLLNAGVCAGARQILLPQFEAQEVLYWIEYHRATQLYAVPPALRALVEAAETRGFGYRGLRFVNTAALPLDPELQARAERVFGCPVTEHIGMTECAGLMNLLLPPMPWKPRSVGPPVPNLEERVVDPDTGRDLGPGEVGELVVRGPMVTVGYWRNPEADEEASLEGGWFRTGDLVRFDESGYMWWVDRRKEMIKYKGYSIAPAELEEVLRQHPAVREACVIPKPDPEVGQIPKAFVVLQGEVTAAELLRFVEERVAPYKKVREVEFVSELPKSAVGKVLRKVLAEQERRRSAEATATRS; encoded by the coding sequence ATGTTCCGCAATCCCTTTGTGGCCCCTTTCCCTACACCTGAGGTCCCCTGCTTTCAGCCCGTGGAACAGCGGGCCCGGATGGAGCCGGACCGCCCTGCCCTCGTGTGGGCGCCCACCGGTCAGGTGGTGACCTATGGCCACCTCTGGACCGCCTCCGGAAAGGTAGCCCGGGCCCTTCAGGAAATGGGGGTGGGCAAGGGTGACCGGGTGGCCCTGATCGCGGCCAACGCCCTGGCACATCCCGTGGCCTTCTACGGGATCCTGCGGGCGGGGGGCGTGGTGGTCCCGCTGAACCCTCTCCTGAAGCCCGCGGAGGTGGAGCGGTGCCTGGGCGAGGTGGAGGCATGCGTGGTGATGGCCTCCCCGGAGTGGAGCAAGGACCTTCGAACCCGAGCCTTGCCATCCGTCCGCCACATCCTGAACCTGGAGGAGCTGTTGGAGGCGGCGGAGCCGTTCGGGGATCCGGAACCCGTCTCGATCCGCCCCGACCGGGATCTTGCCTGCATCCTCTTCTCGAGCGGGACCACGGGGCTCCCGAAGGGGACCCGGCTCACCCACCGGAACGTGCTCGCCAACGTCCTGGCGGCCCGCGCCCTGGGGTTCGTGGGGGAGGGAGCCGTGTACGTGCACTTCCTCCCCTTCAGCCACTGCATGGGCCTGCTGACCCTGCTGAACGCGGGGGTCTGCGCGGGGGCCCGGCAGATCCTCCTGCCGCAGTTCGAGGCGCAGGAAGTCCTGTACTGGATCGAGTACCACCGGGCCACGCAGCTCTACGCGGTTCCCCCCGCCCTGAGGGCCCTCGTGGAGGCCGCGGAGACCCGTGGGTTCGGGTACCGGGGGCTGCGATTCGTGAACACCGCGGCCCTGCCCTTGGACCCAGAACTTCAAGCCCGGGCGGAGCGGGTGTTCGGATGCCCCGTGACGGAGCACATCGGGATGACGGAGTGCGCGGGACTCATGAACCTCCTCCTCCCTCCCATGCCCTGGAAGCCCCGGTCCGTGGGGCCTCCGGTGCCGAACCTGGAGGAGCGGGTGGTGGATCCGGACACGGGCCGGGACCTGGGTCCCGGAGAGGTAGGAGAGCTTGTGGTCCGGGGTCCCATGGTCACCGTGGGGTACTGGAGGAACCCGGAGGCGGACGAGGAAGCCTCCCTGGAAGGCGGCTGGTTCCGGACGGGCGACCTCGTGCGGTTCGACGAGTCCGGGTACATGTGGTGGGTGGACCGTCGCAAGGAGATGATTAAGTACAAGGGCTACTCCATCGCCCCCGCGGAGCTGGAGGAGGTCCTGCGCCAGCACCCCGCGGTTCGCGAGGCGTGCGTGATCCCGAAACCCGATCCGGAAGTCGGGCAGATCCCCAAGGCCTTCGTGGTCCTCCAGGGGGAAGTCACCGCGGCAGAGCTGTTGCGGTTCGTGGAGGAACGGGTGGCCCCCTACAAGAAGGTACGGGAGGTGGAGTTCGTGTCCGAGCTTCCCAAGTCCGCGGTGGGCAAGGTGCTCCGGAAGGTGCTGGCCGAGCAGGAACGCCGTCGGAGCGCTGAGGCCACCGCCACCCGATCCTGA
- a CDS encoding 2-hydroxyacyl-CoA dehydratase family protein yields MDELERIFDDLRALVEDPSFPAVRRWLAQNPGGKVVGSFQVFFPEEIAHAAGMLPLKIAGAGGTIQVRQADARIAAFVCSIVRSSLELALSGRLDFLSVMVIPNICDAARNACGVWVRSFPHMRVETLYHPHNAASAHAVDYLTGEYRRIGRILEEVGGRPITDEALRASIALFNENRRLLREVYRIKRETPWLLSAVESYLLVRSAGLMPREEHNALLRRVLELLPQRPVKKQDRIRVVFEGGFCEQPALDMLAVIQNACYIVDDDLMIGLRWITEDVPLEGDPWRNLADSYLNRSSYSPVQRDPRKPKAEMLLRRIRESGAEAAIVAAAKMCEPGLEEQVHYARALEAAGIPHLVMEFEESMTVFEQVGMEVETFAESLLFQFA; encoded by the coding sequence GTGGACGAGTTGGAACGGATCTTCGACGACCTGAGGGCCCTGGTGGAGGATCCCTCCTTCCCCGCGGTTCGGCGGTGGCTGGCGCAGAACCCGGGAGGCAAGGTGGTGGGGTCCTTTCAGGTGTTCTTCCCGGAGGAGATCGCCCATGCCGCGGGGATGCTCCCCCTCAAGATCGCGGGCGCGGGGGGCACCATCCAGGTGCGCCAGGCGGATGCCCGCATCGCGGCCTTCGTGTGCTCCATCGTCCGCAGTTCCCTGGAGCTGGCCCTCTCCGGGCGGCTGGACTTCCTGAGCGTCATGGTGATCCCCAACATCTGCGACGCGGCCCGGAACGCGTGTGGGGTGTGGGTCCGCAGCTTCCCCCACATGCGAGTGGAGACCCTCTACCACCCCCACAACGCGGCGAGCGCGCACGCGGTGGACTACCTCACGGGGGAGTACCGACGCATCGGCCGGATTCTGGAGGAGGTCGGCGGGCGCCCCATTACGGATGAGGCCCTGCGCGCCAGCATTGCGCTCTTCAACGAGAACCGCAGGCTGCTCCGGGAGGTGTACCGGATCAAGCGGGAGACCCCGTGGTTGTTGAGCGCGGTGGAGAGCTACCTCCTGGTGCGGTCCGCGGGTCTCATGCCCCGGGAGGAGCACAACGCCCTCCTGCGCCGGGTGCTGGAGCTCCTGCCCCAGCGGCCCGTCAAGAAGCAGGACCGCATCCGGGTGGTGTTCGAGGGCGGGTTCTGCGAGCAGCCGGCCCTGGACATGCTGGCGGTCATCCAGAACGCCTGCTACATCGTGGACGACGACCTCATGATCGGGCTGCGGTGGATTACGGAGGACGTGCCGCTGGAGGGAGACCCCTGGCGGAACCTGGCGGATAGCTACCTGAACCGCAGCAGCTACAGCCCCGTGCAGCGGGATCCGCGCAAGCCCAAGGCGGAGATGCTCCTGCGGCGCATCCGGGAGTCCGGGGCGGAGGCGGCCATCGTGGCCGCGGCGAAGATGTGCGAGCCGGGACTCGAGGAGCAGGTGCACTACGCCCGGGCGCTCGAAGCGGCCGGGATTCCACATCTCGTGATGGAGTTCGAGGAGAGCATGACGGTCTTCGAGCAGGTGGGGATGGAAGTGGAGACCTTTGCAGAGTCCCTGCTGTTCCAGTTCGCCTGA